Genomic window (Pseudomonadota bacterium):
GGCATGGCAGCAATGTTTCAGATGTGGATGAGCTGTTAGCTTTGCAGGCCGGAGACGTACTGAACGTACGTCGGAGGATCGCAAGGCGAAGCAGATCGCCGCAGATGGACATTGCAATCATGCCGGTGACCGACCAGGAGAAAAGAGCTAAAAATACTCAAGAAATAAAACAATATTATGAAAACTTTTGACATAACCTAAATAAAATAAGGGGGGTAATTATGGCAACAAAGAAAGCAGTGGAAAGTCCGGAATTTCTGTACCTGCCTCTTGGAAGCATTATAGTGGAAGAACAGATTCGTTCAGCCGTTGACACAACAAGCGAATCATTTAAAGCTCTTATGTCATCAATTAAAGACAAGGGTGTATTAGAGCCTGTACTTGTAACTCAAAAAGACGACAAGTACCTGCTCCTCTGTGGGGAACGCCGTTATTTGGCAGCCCAAAAATTAGATATGGAAACAATCCCGGCAAGGATTGTTAATACAGTCACCCAAAAGGATGAAATACTGGCCATCCAATTAACAGAAAATCTCCAGAGAGAAGACTTGAATCCCATAGATCAGGCTAATGGCATACTTGCATATATTCAGGCAAAACATCCTGACAAGGGGTACAATTTGGATGGGGTCATGAGTGAGTTGGTGATGTACAATCGAAGGCAAGAAGATGTATCCAAAGAAATTGCGGAAACTATTTCCGCAATTTCAAAAATCGCTGGGAAGTCAACAAGGACAATGCTTAACGTAATTTCACTTTTAAAACTGGTTCCTAAAATTCAGTACGTAATTGCCAATGGAAAACTTCCTGTTTCGCAGGGATATCTCTTTGCTGCTAACCTTGGAAGTCCTGACTTTTTTACTATATTTGATGAAATAATGGAGACGCCTGTAACCAATGTTAAATTAGAGAAGATGCTTACTGCTTACAAAAGAAGAAAACCAGAATCAACAGACCCGAAACCAATACCAATGAAAATAAAGGTTGCAAGCATAGAGGCCGCAAAGACATATTTTGAAGAAAAGGCCGGTATGTACACTAAAAATGATCTTCAAACACTTGCTGAAGAACTTAAGACTTTCCTTGCTTCGATAGAAAAGCAGATTAAGACTGCCCCGGAAAATGTACCGGTGAAACAAACAGATAAAAAGCCAGTTCCGCAGGTGTGAGGATTAATGTGTGCAAGCAGCTTTGCTGTTCCGTGAAAGGCAGGGATTATCAGTAGAAATATGTCTCTTATATCATTATTGGTACGGTTTTTTATAACACGTAAAAATGCACACACTGCGTGTTTTCCCAGAGGCAAAGTCTTCGGGTAGAAATATGCCCCTCAGCATGTTCCTTGATGACTATTTTTAACGCGTACGAAGCAGCAACTGCGTGGTTTTCCAGAGGCAAAGATTACGGATTGAAATGTGCATCTTCTACCCTTAACGGGATGATTTTTCTTTCACCTACACAGCTGCAACTGCGTGGTTTCGCAGAGGCAAAGATTACCAGTTAAAACGTACCTCTTTGCCCTTAATGGGATGATTATTTTTGTCACCTACAACTGAGTGATTTCAAATAAATGAGTTATCGAGAATTACCAAATGAAATATGAGAATTCAGGCTACTGATTTATTTTTTTCTTTGACTCCCTGGGCGGTATACTAACCTTCAAATCACATGCTTTATCGATTTTATTTCCTGCCTGCTCCCAAATGTAGGAGAGCATTACAGGTAAGTATACGTTTGTAATATTTTCCTTAAGAACATCACTATACTCAGTTTTCATCAAGTAACCTGCGTCAGGATACATCTCTATGAATGACTTCCATCTATAGTCATCGGGATCAACAAATTCTCCCCACCGCGTAGCAAACTTAGAATGCCATAATGCTACGGCGTAAACATAATCCAATAATGCACCGTTGATGTATTTGGCTACTTCAGGATACTGTTTCGCCTGACTGCTGCCGAGGTATTCCTTAACTTCATAGTTGGCATCGGCAATTGCCCCACTATAATCCCTGTAAGAAATACCGACCTCGCACCTTGATCTAAGCTTCTTGAGTGCAGTTAGGGCTTCATCAGCGCTTGCACCGAAAGACATAGGAGCCCCCAGAACAAAAACAACCAAAACAATTATAAACCCGAAAACAGCTTTTTGCATAAGTTACATCTCCTTTCTGTTGTTCTTCATAATCCGCATTACGCTTGCGGTTTAATATGCTGCTCAACCGCTTACTATGCCGTTATCGTCAGAAAAGCTTTTTCCAATAAAATATAATAAATAGTCGACTTCTTGTGGTTTCAACCCGAACGGACGACGAAGATCATCATTTATTGCATTGTTGAACTTCAGGTAATTCTCAATATTCCGACTGGTTGTGCTGAACTTATCCCCATCTTTAAAATATCCAAGGGCTTTGGCCAACGAAGGTAACCAAACGTTGTATTTCTCCTGATCCTTTAGATACACGATCATCGATGGAAAGCCAATGCCGGCACCCTTGACTTGCGGATGTGACCAGAAACGTGAAAGGGCTTCTGGAAGTGCGCCATTGCTTTTCCACAAACGCTCTGTCCTTAAATTCAGCTCTTCAATTGAGGAAAGTAATAATTTACGGTTGTTACCCATAAAAGCGGGATTAAACCGTCTATAAGTAGCATGACCTTTCAGCTCTGTCGTTTTGTTATTTAGGGGCACGCGCTCTGTGTTGCAGTATTGGAAAAACGATATAAAATCATCCTGTGTAAATCGACCAACCCTATTATCTAACATATTGCGTGCTTCTTGCTCGGCGTTGCAACGTGCATAAATAAATTCTGGTTTTGTTGATACGTGCTCGTGCTGGCATTTTATCAAGGCATAAAAATCGGTCATGGACAAAATCCCTCTTTATTTATCTTTAATAATCAATATATGGTATTTGGCATTCGTTTTATTTAAACATCATAACGCTCCCGATACAAAAAGGCAATAATCAAATGTGGTTGATATTTAATTGTTTTTTAATTTGTGCTACGCCACAATTTATATATAAGTATTTGGATAATACAATACAAGTCCCGGCATCACGGGTCTTTATTAACACTATTCTAAACAATATTACCGTCTGTAATATAGGCTGAAAACCGAATCATTGAAAAACTCGATAACAGGAAGGCAGTAGTACCACAGTCAAAAACCACGCAGTGTGCATTTCGGGAAGAAAGCAGTGCTTATGGCCAAAACCGCGTAGCATGAACTACAGGAAGTTTCTTGTACCTCAGGCAAAAACCGCGCAGCATGACTTTCGGGAAGAAAGATTTGTCTTCAGACAAAAACCACGCAGTGTCGAATTCAGGAAGCAGCTTTGCATCTTATGCAAAAACCACGCAGCTCTGCTTCAGGCAAAAGCTCCTATAGCTTACCTGTAAAATAGACCTTTATCATTTCAGCTTTTTATATATCCTGGATATGCCGTAACCAATTACGGCTGCCGTGCCGGCTATTAAGGGTATTCCGAAAACAATGATGGAAGAAATTGCCCTGGCAATATCAACAGGGGTAATCTTCCTGGATTTCTTTTGATTGTCCGGTTCATTAATTCTGTTATTTTTAGCGTCCATCATATGTTCCGTACATTGTATCATATCTGTCTGCAAAGTGATGAGCTTTTTAATACCGAAGCGTTTTCTTGATGATTGCCGCAAAAAAAGGCCGGGCCTATACAATAACCACTTTTACCACATGCCCCACATGATCATCAACAAGGAGAACAAATTTGTCATGTTGTACAACCCCGTCAACAGTCACGCCCCCCTCACCTTCGCCCACGCGTCCCTGCACGACCTTTATATGATAGATAGTTTCCCGGTACCGGTAGTGCACTGTAAAGCCCTCCCAATCATCAGGAATGCAGGGCTGGATATACAATTTGTCTACTTCGAGTCTCAGCCCCAGGAGTGATTCTACGATCAGGCGGTACATCCATCCGGCTGATCCCGTGTACCACGTCCATCCGCCGCGGCCCGTATGGGGCGGAACTGCATATACGTCAGCGGCAACAACATAGGGCTCCACTTTGTACACTTCAATATCCTTAGCCGACCCCCCGTGATTCACAGGATTGATCATAGTAAGGAGTTCCCAGGCCCTCCTGCTGTCACCCAAGGCAGCAAAGGCCATAGCAGCCCAGACGGCTCCGTGTGTGTACTGCCCGCCATTTTCCCTTACCCCAGGGACGTATCCCTTGATATAGCCGGGATTTAAATCCGACTTGTCGAAGGGCGGATCGAGAAGCTGAATTAACCCGTGGTCAGGGCGTACAAGATACTTATCCACTGCTTCCATTGCCATGCGAGACCGTGTGGCACTCCCTGCCCCGGACAAAACAGACCAGCTTTGTGCAACAGAATCTATCCGGCATTCGGGATTGATTGATGAACCCAGCGGTGTGCCGTCGTCAAAAAAAGCGCGTAAATACCACTCACCATCCCAGCCGTTTTGTTCGATATTCAGGCTAAGCGTGCCGGCTTCTTTCTCACAACGTTCTGCAAAAGGCAAATCCCCGTGCATTTTTGCAATCTCAGAGAAACTAATGAGCACTTTATAGAGGAAAAAAGCGAGCCAGACACTTTCTCCTTTGCCGGCATTGCCTACCATGTTCATACCATCGTTCCAGTCACCGGAGCCAATGAGCGGCAGTCCGTGTTCGCCGAATGTTAGGCCTCTCAAGATTGCCCGGAAACAGTGATCGTAGAGATTGGTCTTTTCTTCAGACTTACCGGGCAGATCATAATAGGAATCCTCTTCTGCGTTGACCGGACGCCCTTTAATATAGCGGATGCGTTCATCCAGCACACCGGTATCCCCGGTAGTCAGCACATAGCGGCATGTCGCCAAAGGCAGCCAGAGAAAATCATCGGAGCATCGGGTGCGTACCCCTCGGCCTGAAGGTGGATGCCACCAGTGCTGTACATCTCCCTCTACAAACTGACGGCTTGCACTCAGAAGGAGATGTTTACGTACAAGTTGCGGTTCAGCATGGATAAGAGCCATTATGTCCTGCAACTGGTCACGAAAGCCGAAAGCCCCTCCTGACTGATAGTAACCGCTGCGCCCCCAAAGACGGCATGAAATGGTCTGGTATAAGAGCCAGCCGTTGGCCAGGACATTAATAGAGGGATCTCTTGTTTCCACCTGAACTGCACCGAGTGTATGGTTCCAGTACTGCCATATTCTTTCAAGGGCCTCACGGGCCGCCACCGATCCACGGGAATTATATGCCAGATTACCGGCGTCATCAGCATCCTGGCCTGCGCCCAAGGTGAAGACGATCTCGCGTTCTTCACCGTCCGCCAGCTCAAAGGCCACCTGTATTGCACCGCATGGATCAAAAGCAGCTCCTACCCTGCCGGAAAGACGTGACCGAGCCATGGCAGCAGGATTTGCAAGTGTTCCGTTGCGACCGATGAATTCTTTACGGTCACCAGTCATGGTCCGTATTACATTGTCCACGTTGAAAAAAGCCGTTCTGTTGCCGAATTCAGTGTTATATGGGTTATGCGCAAATAGAGCGCCGCTTTGAGAGTTGATCCCTGTAATTACATGCATGACTGATTTGGGTCTTAAATCTCCCAGCACCCATTCCACATATCCTGTTGCAGAAAGCCGCCGTGACCGGCCTGATTGATTGCGCACCTTCAGCACCGTAAACTTAACGGCAGCGTCAATGGCAACATACACCCACACCTCAGTACTGATTCCACGCTCAGTGTGCTCAAAGACGCTGTATCCGAACCCGTGCCTGGTCACGTAAGGCGTAGCTCCACGGCTTGGCAGCGGCATTGGGGACCAGAAGTGTCCGCGCTCTTCGTCGCGTATATAAAAAGCTTCCCCGCTCGAATCGCTTACAGGGTCATTGTGCCATGGGGTGAGGCGGAACTCATGCGCATTTTCGCTCCAGGTATAGGCAAGACCGTTCTCTGAAACAACAGTTCCGAAAAGCGGATTTGCCAGCACATTTACCCACGGCGCCGGTGTTACCTGCCCACGGGCAGTTGAAATAACGTATTCCCGGCCATCAGGAGTAAAACCTCCCAGCCCGTTACCAAACATCAGATCCTGGCGAGGTTCTGCTGTTGATGACGGGGCATCGCCTTTTGCGGTTCGGATTAAAATAGAAGCCGGCAATATTCCTTCCGAAAAGCCCCGGCCCTTGAACTGGTCAGCGAGCATTCCCTTGTGGTCAGTAATGATTATTCGGGCAACCGTCTGAAAAAGGATGCGGTCTTCCTTCGATATCTGGTCGGAAGGTCTTACAAAAATACCGCCCGGCCGATCAGTCAAGTTGGGTTCTATACCTGCAGCAATGAGCCCCATGATCTGCTCGTGAAGAATTTGCCGGTAGCCTGCGTGATCTTCGTTCCAGATTACCAGGTCCACCAACAGTCCTTTGAGACGCCAGTATGCGTGGGCCTGAACGAGTTGCCGCACCAGGTTGATATTGGCCGGGTCCTCAATCTGCAGAAGTACAATGGGAAGATCGCCGGAAATAGAGTAACCCCAGAGACCGGATTGGCCGCGGTTATTTTTCATAAGGGCGCCCGGACTGGCTCTTAGTGAAGAATTAGCGTATATGACAGAGGCGGCAAGACGTCCATAAAGCTGCGCATCGGCTTCCGTGGCATTGATCTGCCGCAGCAGCACCTGGCTATGTGTCCATGCCAGATCAAAGACACGATCTGCGAGATGCAAATCCTGATATTTCCCTATAAGGCCCATGCAGGCTTCACGGGTTTCGGCAATACCAGTGACAATAATGATAGTTGCTGATTTTTCCGGATCGAGAATTATTTGATGCCGGATCGATACAATCGGATCAAGCACTGAACCGTCGCTGTCTGAGAGCCTGGATAAACCTCTCATCGCTTGGGGATCGGCAATAGTGTTACCGCGGCCGATAAATCGCATGCGGTCGGTTTCAAAGGATACTTTATTGGTACTGGCCCCGTGCACAGCCATGAGATGGAACATCCATGGGGACTGTTCTTCAATTGAGCGCGGCCTACGCGTGCAGAGTATTGCACTTTGCTCGCGTATAATTTCGGTCATGACAAAAAGATTGCTGAAGGCCGGGTGCAGCGAATCCTGAGCGGGCGATGCAAGAACTACTTCCTCATAACTCGTTACTTCGATAGTTCTACGTGTCCGTGCCCGGTTGGTGATGGTAATCCTGCGTAATTCAATATCATCCTCAGGTGAAACTGCAATCTCAGTATGTGTGTCAAAGTCCTGATCCCGGCGGCGAAACTCTGCCCGCCCTTCCGAGAATATTGCTTCATACTGTTTAGAAGCTTTAAGCGCAGGCTGATATGTAGCTGACCAGAAAGCCCCCGTTATTGTATCACGAATATAACAGAATGCACCCCAGTTATCACAGGTACTGTCTTCGCGCCACCTTGTCACTGCAAGGTCTTTCCAGCGGCTGTAACCGCCGCCTGCATTTGTAATCATCACGTGATATCTGCCGTTCGACAACAACTGCACTTCCGGTACTGGTGTGTCGGGGCTTGTGTAGACACGTATCGGCATTTCTTCTGCACCATGTGAGGCTGCATGTGCCTCGACAAGCTCAGTGGTGTGTGAATAAAATGCCGTTGCCTTTGGCACCCGCTCCTGAAGTAAAAGTATAATTGCCTGAAACGAGGGGTCGGACTCAAATCGCCTCTGCATAGGCCGGTTCAGCAGCAGATAGGCCAGGGAAAGGAGGCTCATGCCCTGATGATGGGCCATGAAGGACCGGACCACTGCGCTCAATTGCCCGTGGGGCAGGTGAGTCGGGGTATAGTCAATAGCTTCATAAAATCCATATCTTCCCTCAAAACCCTTAGCAGTAAGTTCCTCAAGATTAATGCAGGCATCTTCCGGCGCCACCATAAGCGCTAAAGCTGAGGCATACGGAGCAACAACCATCTCCCCGGCAAGACCGCGTTTAAGCCCCAGGCCTGGTACGCCAAATGCGCTGTACTGGTAATTAAGATGCCCGTCAATTGTATTAAATCCGGATTCGGAAACACCCCAGGGTA
Coding sequences:
- a CDS encoding ParB/RepB/Spo0J family partition protein, whose protein sequence is MATKKAVESPEFLYLPLGSIIVEEQIRSAVDTTSESFKALMSSIKDKGVLEPVLVTQKDDKYLLLCGERRYLAAQKLDMETIPARIVNTVTQKDEILAIQLTENLQREDLNPIDQANGILAYIQAKHPDKGYNLDGVMSELVMYNRRQEDVSKEIAETISAISKIAGKSTRTMLNVISLLKLVPKIQYVIANGKLPVSQGYLFAANLGSPDFFTIFDEIMETPVTNVKLEKMLTAYKRRKPESTDPKPIPMKIKVASIEAAKTYFEEKAGMYTKNDLQTLAEELKTFLASIEKQIKTAPENVPVKQTDKKPVPQV
- a CDS encoding cyclic beta 1-2 glucan synthetase, producing MEQHGKILAGTHTLSTDHIPEKLLTRLGENENVLLNVRELQTDAVKGNRRITPAGEWLLDNFYLIEEQIRTAKKHLPKGYSKGLPRLKNGPSSGLPRVYDIALETISHGDGRVDPESLTGFVAAYQTVTVLKLGELWAIPIMLRLALIENLRRVAMRIAADRIDRNLADYWADLITETAEHNPKGLILVIADMARSNPPIVSSFVAELTRRLKGQGPTLALPLTWIEQQLSESSLTIDQLIQSENQQQAADQLSISNSIGSLRFLSAMDWRNFVETMSVVEETLCKDPAGVYERMDFATRDQYRHIVEKIAKSSALSENEVAQIAIKLAGEGQKLINSDERKNHVGFYLINKGLAQLEALAEVNLSSTDEVRKIIHRFPLIFYLGTIFVITAVFTGCLLAKAFSSGLHGPWMWLIGALSLLGVSQLAIALVNWLTTRLVAPHPLPKMDFSKGIPKESSALVIVPTMLTGPENIEHLMDALEVRFLANRDDNLLFGLLTDFRDAEVESLPSDESLLSLAKQKIEELNRKYINPKADSFLLFHRPRLWNPDEHIWMGYERKRGKLAALNSLILEGSKTEFSLIVGDLKSLPNVKYVITLDTDTQLPRDAARQLVEAMAHPLNRPQYDEKKQRINAGYGILQPRVAVSLPGTNRSKYARMWGSDAGIDPYTRVISDVYQDLFGEGSFIGKGVYDVNAFEQVLKGRFPENRILSHDLIEGCYVRAGLLSDVQLYEEYPSRYSADVSRRHRWIRGDWQLCRWLLPGVPGLDVSFKKNPLSALSRWKIFDNLRRSISPLVLTLMLILGWTAMPVPWFWTLSVIGIIIIPSLITALMDLLQKPVDVLHGQHILAVLQGTARSLGQTAFTLLCLPYEAFFSIDAVFRTIWRMLVVKKRLLEWNPSGDSDRSNRKDLTGAYLTMWISPVISITVLIGLVFSRPAAIAYAIPVLLLWFISPVITWWISKPIDRREAKLTSDQIIFLRKISRKTWSYFETFVGPEDNWLPPDNYQEHPLEKVAHRTSPTNMGIALLANLSAWDFGYISTGQLIHRTTNAFRTMDVMERFRGHFYNWYDTESLNPLLPMYISTVDSGNLAAYLLTLRAGLNALPDEIIMGSKVFDGLLDTLKILMDVAGEKAPARLIQIEDKLKSLCAVHPDKLDAVWESLDKLSVSALKVVNDFDADPGSQSAWWAQAFSSQCHAALDDFEFLIAWTTLPLSPKVLIGFPFLNEIPTLRRLAVLDKKILSTMIDQQDWTQEERKQLDDLQEAVNEASRRARERIGIIEELVSQSGELARIDYEFLYDKNRHLSAIGYNVSENRCDVSYYDLLASEARLASFVGISQGQLPQESWFALGRLLTTAAGEPVLLSWSGSMFEYLMPLLIMPTYDQTLLDETYKAVVARQIEYGKKRGVPWGVSESGFNTIDGHLNYQYSAFGVPGLGLKRGLAGEMVVAPYASALALMVAPEDACINLEELTAKGFEGRYGFYEAIDYTPTHLPHGQLSAVVRSFMAHHQGMSLLSLAYLLLNRPMQRRFESDPSFQAIILLLQERVPKATAFYSHTTELVEAHAASHGAEEMPIRVYTSPDTPVPEVQLLSNGRYHVMITNAGGGYSRWKDLAVTRWREDSTCDNWGAFCYIRDTITGAFWSATYQPALKASKQYEAIFSEGRAEFRRRDQDFDTHTEIAVSPEDDIELRRITITNRARTRRTIEVTSYEEVVLASPAQDSLHPAFSNLFVMTEIIREQSAILCTRRPRSIEEQSPWMFHLMAVHGASTNKVSFETDRMRFIGRGNTIADPQAMRGLSRLSDSDGSVLDPIVSIRHQIILDPEKSATIIIVTGIAETREACMGLIGKYQDLHLADRVFDLAWTHSQVLLRQINATEADAQLYGRLAASVIYANSSLRASPGALMKNNRGQSGLWGYSISGDLPIVLLQIEDPANINLVRQLVQAHAYWRLKGLLVDLVIWNEDHAGYRQILHEQIMGLIAAGIEPNLTDRPGGIFVRPSDQISKEDRILFQTVARIIITDHKGMLADQFKGRGFSEGILPASILIRTAKGDAPSSTAEPRQDLMFGNGLGGFTPDGREYVISTARGQVTPAPWVNVLANPLFGTVVSENGLAYTWSENAHEFRLTPWHNDPVSDSSGEAFYIRDEERGHFWSPMPLPSRGATPYVTRHGFGYSVFEHTERGISTEVWVYVAIDAAVKFTVLKVRNQSGRSRRLSATGYVEWVLGDLRPKSVMHVITGINSQSGALFAHNPYNTEFGNRTAFFNVDNVIRTMTGDRKEFIGRNGTLANPAAMARSRLSGRVGAAFDPCGAIQVAFELADGEEREIVFTLGAGQDADDAGNLAYNSRGSVAAREALERIWQYWNHTLGAVQVETRDPSINVLANGWLLYQTISCRLWGRSGYYQSGGAFGFRDQLQDIMALIHAEPQLVRKHLLLSASRQFVEGDVQHWWHPPSGRGVRTRCSDDFLWLPLATCRYVLTTGDTGVLDERIRYIKGRPVNAEEDSYYDLPGKSEEKTNLYDHCFRAILRGLTFGEHGLPLIGSGDWNDGMNMVGNAGKGESVWLAFFLYKVLISFSEIAKMHGDLPFAERCEKEAGTLSLNIEQNGWDGEWYLRAFFDDGTPLGSSINPECRIDSVAQSWSVLSGAGSATRSRMAMEAVDKYLVRPDHGLIQLLDPPFDKSDLNPGYIKGYVPGVRENGGQYTHGAVWAAMAFAALGDSRRAWELLTMINPVNHGGSAKDIEVYKVEPYVVAADVYAVPPHTGRGGWTWYTGSAGWMYRLIVESLLGLRLEVDKLYIQPCIPDDWEGFTVHYRYRETIYHIKVVQGRVGEGEGGVTVDGVVQHDKFVLLVDDHVGHVVKVVIV